The segment GGCGCGAAGCCAAGCTCGGCGGATTTCAGGTAATGCTTGAACGCTGCCGCCACGTCCGGCGCGCTGCCGCGCCCGAGCTCGGCCATCATGCCGAGATTGAAATACGCGGGCGCATGGCCGCGCGCGGCCGCCTGGGTGTAGCAGCGCAGAGCGGCGGCGAAATCCTGCGTCACGCCCTGGCCATTCGCGTAAGCGTTGCCGACCGCGTTGAGCGCATCGGCGTCGCCGTTGTCCGCCCGCGTCCGCAATTGCTCGAGGCTCACCTCCGGCTGCGGCCACGCGGGGACCGATCCCAAGGCGAGCAGTGCGGCGGCGAGCAGCGCGCGCTGGTGGCGCGTCAGGAAATAGCGGACGGTCGGGTCAGAGCGGCGCACGGTAAAGTGTTAAGGAGAAAACCCCACCCACCAGCAAGGCGGCGATAAAAAAATCGCACGCCGGGTCGGCAACTGCAGCGCGGCCGCTGCAATTACACTTTTTTCGTGCGGCTACCCTGCGACCTGCACCGGGAGCAACGCGGCGTCCTGCATGCCGTGGATGATCTTCTTGTCCGGCGGGCAGAAGGTCGCCAGCGCGCCCGATAGTCGCGCCTCGCCGCCGACGACAAAATAGTAGGGGCACAGCCGCAGCCGGCCCGCCTTGGTCGTCGCGGTGTGGGACGGGTGCGGCAGCTCGGACCCGTCGCTCCTGCTCTCTGGTCTCTGGTCCCTGGTCGCTTCATACACCGGATGCTCGACGCGGCGCGGTTTCCGATAGCTCTGGAGCAGATGCAGGTTCGTGGGCGCGAGCTCGATCGCGCGATCGAGGCCTTGCTGCCACTCTTCGCGCGAGCAATCGCTGCCGAGCACGACGCTCCGCGCACCCCACGCCGTCTCATGATAGCCGCTGATCTTGAGGATGAGTTCGCGTTCTTTCTTGGACGCGCCAGCGAGTTCGCGCCAGTCGTTCAGCGCGCGACCACCGACGTGCGGACCGTCGAGCACGGCGCCCGGCGGCAGCGGCGCGGGATCCACGATCCAGCTCTGCGGAATCAACGCGCGCAGCAACGTGTGCGTGGCGCTCGACAGCGCCTCGGCCCAATAGTCCTGCAACAGGTGGTGATGGAACAGCGCCAGCGCGAGCTTCTCCTCCTGGAAGTGCCGCATCGGTGACGCGATCGCCACCTCGCCCGCGGTCCACGCTTCGAAGATGAACTTCGCGGTCCGGATGTTCTCGAGATCGAACAGCTCGAAGAACCGGTAAACGACGTCGATTTTTTCGGGGTTGCCGTCGATGTCGAGGCACAGCGTCGAGCCGAGCGGAAACACCTTCTCCACGTGCACGCAAAACACGCGCTTGCCGAGCAGCTGGAGCTGCTGCGCGAGCCACTCCATCTCCGGCCGGTACGTCGCTGCCTCGTCGCTCACGACGATCGCGATCAGCGGATTCGTCAGCTCCGGCCGCAGCGCCGCCAGCGCCGCGTGAAAATTGTGAATCATCGCATCGCCGCGACCGAGAATCCCTGGGAGCGCGGGCGCCCCGCCCGCTTCGGACGATGCCGGCGAGACGCTCGCGCTCCCTGACGGTGGCGCGGCTCCATCATAGAGCCGGTTGAGAAACGCGGTGAGCCCGATGCCGCCGGGCACCGAGTCGAGTTCGGTCAGCGCGAAACCGTCGTCCGTCAGCAGCAGGTCGGGCCGCAGGACCTGCGGCAGTGCGCCCCGTTGCCGCGGATCGCGGGCGTGCGCGACAAGCTGCGGCGGCTTGCCGCGATCGAGATAATCGGCGACCCACGGCGCGAGGAGCGGTTTGTTGCGCAGCAGGTTTCGCCCGCCCGCCGATCGCAAGTACAGCGATTCGAGCGCCTGGTGAAATTCGAGACACGCGGCGCCGATCGCCTCCAGCTGCACGATCTGCTCGCGCGACAGCGGCCACGCCTGCGGCGAGAGCTGCCACGACTTCGCCTCGAACAGCGGCTGGCTCGTCAGTGCCGCGTGGATGTGTTCGTAGGAGAGGTTCATGAATGCCGCATGAGGAAGGCCGATTGCCGAAGGACGGCAAGCGGCCGCCCCACACAGTGCCCTTCATTCTGCCTCGGGCACCCGGCACTCTTCACTTCTATTCCTCCATCTGGATTTCCTTGTTGCGGTGGCGCGGGCAGCCGGCGCGCAGCCAGGCATTGACGAAGCGATCGAGGTCGCCATCGAGCACGCCCTGCGTGTCGCTGGTGCTCACGCCCGTGCGCAGGTCCTTTACCATTTGGTAGGGCTGCAGCACGTAGGAGCGGATCTGTGCGCCCCAGCCGATCTCGCCTTTCTCGCCGTAAAACTTGTCCATCTCCGCGCGCTGCTCGTCCTGTTTCTTTTCGTAGAGCCGCGCCTTGAGGACGTTCATCGCCGCCGCCTTGTTCTTGAGCTGCGAACGTTCGTTTTGGCAGACCACGACGATGCCGGACGACAGGTGCGTGATCCGCACGGCCGAGTCGGTCGTGTTCACGCCCTGACCGCCTTTGCCGGAGGAGCGATAGACGTCGATGCGAAGATCGTTCTCGTTGATCTCGACGTCGACGTCCTCGGTGATTTCCGCGACCACGTCCACGGCGCAAAACGACGTGTGGCGGCGCTTGTTCGCATCGAACGGACTGATGCGCACGAGGCGGTGCACGCCGCGCTCGGCCTTGGCGTAGCCGTAGGCGTTTTCGCCTTTGATCAGGAGCGTGGCCTTGGTGATGCCCGCCTGGTCGCCGGCCTGGACGTCCTGCACCTCGATGCTGAAGCCGCGGCGTTCCGCCCAGCGGTTGTACATGCGGAAAAGCATGTCGGCCCAGTCGTTCGACTCGGTGCCGCCGGCGCCGGACTGGATCGAGAGGATCGCGTTGTTGCGATCGAATTGGCCGGTCAGGAACGACGCGATCTCCAGTGCGTCGAGTTCCTCGACCATCGCGGTCACATTGCTGTCGAGTTCCTGCGCGTAACTCTCGCGCTCCCCTTCCGAGGCCGCTTCGACGAGCTCGACCATGACGTCGAGGTCTTCGACTTTTTTGTGGAAGGCGACGACGGGCAGCACGGCCTTCTTGAGGCCGTTCAGTTTCGCGATGTGTTTCTGCGCGCGCTCGTTGCTATCCCAGAACGTGGGTGCGCCCATTTCTGCTTCAAGCGCTTCGATTTCCCGCTGCTTTTGTTCGCAGTCAAAGAAACCTCCATAGATGGCCGGCGCGCTTCTTGATGTTCTCGATGTGATTGAAGGTCTCGGGTGCGATCATGAGGAACGCCCATGGCCGCAAAGACCTCACGGTGGCGCAAGGGAATTCGTCGTCTCCAACGGCACGGGATTCCCGAGGAACAACACCCGGCGCCCATCCAGCTCGTACCACGTGTCTTCCCGCAAGCCGCCGCGCACCATGCGCACCTCGCGGTCCAGCAGCCCGCGGTCGCGGGCGTTGTAGATCATCACTCCCGTGCCGCGCGCCGTCGGCACGCGAATCGCGAGCAAAGCCTTCACGGAATCGCGCATGTACGGCCGCAACTGCAGCGTCGCCGTGACCACCGCGAAGGCGGACTGCTCCGGCAGGGCCTTGGCGCGCGCGAGCACCTTCAAGCTCGCGACCCCGGTGGGTGCATAGCGGTCCCAACGCTGCAACGGCCCGCGCAATCGCCGGCCGAAGCCGTCGTCGATCAGTTCGTAGCGGCCGGTGGCGAGCAGCGCCTGCGGATCGGTGACCACTTCTTTCGACAGCGAACGATCAGCATTTTCGAGCCGCGACCGCACCTCCGCCGTCAGTCGGCTGCTCTCCGCCGCGAGCGCCGGCGGCTGGGCGGCTTGCAGCGCCTCGCGGACGCCGGCCAGCGAATGCACGAGCGCGCCAACCGTGATCAAGCCACCGAGCACGAAACTGGCGGCCACATCCCACCAATGCGGATCCGGCGCGGGCGGCGAACGCCGGGCCTCGGCCGAAAACTCCGCCAT is part of the Opitutus terrae PB90-1 genome and harbors:
- the prfB gene encoding peptide chain release factor 2 (programmed frameshift), which gives rise to MIAPETFNHIENIKKRAGHLWRFLDCEQKQREIEALEAEMGAPTFWDSNERAQKHIAKLNGLKKAVLPVVAFHKKVEDLDVMVELVEAASEGERESYAQELDSNVTAMVEELDALEIASFLTGQFDRNNAILSIQSGAGGTESNDWADMLFRMYNRWAERRGFSIEVQDVQAGDQAGITKATLLIKGENAYGYAKAERGVHRLVRISPFDANKRRHTSFCAVDVVAEITEDVDVEINENDLRIDVYRSSGKGGQGVNTTDSAVRITHLSSGIVVVCQNERSQLKNKAAAMNVLKARLYEKKQDEQRAEMDKFYGEKGEIGWGAQIRSYVLQPYQMVKDLRTGVSTSDTQGVLDGDLDRFVNAWLRAGCPRHRNKEIQMEE